From one Microbacterium aurum genomic stretch:
- the rpsN gene encoding 30S ribosomal protein S14 — protein sequence MAKKSKIARNKQREEVVARYAEKRAELKKTLVDPNATDEAREAARVGLQKLPRNASPVRLRGRDAIDGRPRGYLSKFGISRVRFRDMAHKGELPGVTKSSW from the coding sequence ATGGCCAAGAAGAGCAAGATCGCGCGCAACAAGCAGCGCGAGGAGGTCGTCGCCCGTTACGCCGAGAAGCGTGCCGAGCTGAAGAAGACCCTCGTCGACCCGAACGCCACCGACGAGGCCCGCGAGGCCGCCCGCGTCGGCCTGCAGAAGCTGCCCCGCAACGCGTCGCCCGTGCGCCTGCGTGGCCGCGACGCCATCGACGGTCGCCCCCGCGGCTACCTGTCGAAGTTCGGCATCTCGCGCGTCCGTTTCCGCGACATGGCGCACAAGGGCGAGCTGCCCGGTGTGACCAAGTCGAGCTGGTAA
- a CDS encoding HU family DNA-binding protein yields MAITKTELVASIASATGESQATVGRVVDGLFSAVSEAVAKGEKVTIPGFLSFEPVATAARTGRNPQTGEEIKIAAGKRVKVTAGSKLKAAVK; encoded by the coding sequence ATGGCTATCACCAAGACCGAACTCGTCGCCAGCATCGCCAGCGCCACCGGCGAGAGCCAGGCCACCGTCGGCCGCGTCGTCGACGGCCTGTTCTCGGCCGTCTCCGAGGCCGTCGCCAAGGGCGAGAAGGTCACGATCCCCGGCTTCCTCTCGTTCGAGCCGGTCGCCACGGCCGCTCGCACCGGCCGCAACCCGCAGACCGGCGAGGAGATCAAGATCGCCGCGGGCAAGCGCGTCAAGGTGACCGCCGGCTCGAAGCTCAAGGCTGCGGTCAAGTAA
- a CDS encoding cytochrome c oxidase assembly protein, translating into MSTRSLRYGGPAILVVAALAALIAGLAYGGGAAPLLLLDPGPIVRWGLPVATLAVNLSAATMLGALVLALFALRAGERPFDTALDTASVGAAVFTVASGATAFLTFLSVIPSAPNAGAEFGGQLGRFLVDTELGRAWSLTTIAGAALTVLTFAVRGWTSTLIVAVLAAASLVPIATQGHSGEESGHNTAVVSLALHIIAAAVWLGGVLLLVVLRPQLDRVALSHVLTRYSSIALAAFVVVALSGVARAAVGLLTWENLLSPYGAILAVKVVALLAIGALGARYRRGLIGRIGADDEKATDAATRRFWGLIALELAFMGIASGAAVALSRTPPPVDTTIVDQTPAIILTGSPLPPELTITEWLTRWDIDLLWAFAVGFGLFFYLAGVWRLHRRGDRWPLYRTILWVCGMLLLLWVTSGPINAYQDYLFSIHMVGHMLLSMAIPMLLVFGAPVTLASRAIAKRDDGTRGGREWILWAVHTPFARVITHPLFAAAMFIGSLWAFYYTDLFRWTLYDHLGHEWMVAHFLISGYLFVQSLVGIDPVPLRYPYPFRLLTLIGVMAMHAFFGIAIMMSTGLFVAEWFGSMGRTWGDPPLVDQYTGGGIAWSIGEIPTLILAITVAIQWSRSDDRAQRRSDRHADRTGDAELEEYNARLAALAERDARATR; encoded by the coding sequence GTGTCCACCCGCAGCCTCCGCTACGGCGGTCCGGCGATCCTCGTCGTGGCCGCGCTCGCGGCACTGATCGCGGGACTCGCCTACGGCGGCGGCGCGGCGCCCCTGCTGCTGCTCGACCCGGGACCCATCGTCCGCTGGGGTCTTCCGGTGGCCACGCTGGCGGTCAACCTCTCGGCGGCCACGATGCTCGGCGCGCTCGTGCTGGCGCTGTTCGCGCTGCGCGCGGGAGAGCGTCCCTTCGACACGGCGCTCGACACGGCATCCGTCGGCGCCGCGGTGTTCACCGTCGCGAGCGGAGCGACGGCGTTTCTCACGTTCCTGAGCGTCATCCCCTCGGCCCCGAACGCCGGAGCGGAGTTCGGCGGACAGCTCGGCCGGTTCCTCGTCGACACCGAGCTCGGCCGCGCCTGGTCGCTCACGACCATCGCCGGCGCCGCCCTCACCGTGCTGACCTTCGCCGTCCGCGGCTGGACGTCGACCCTCATCGTGGCGGTGCTGGCGGCGGCATCCCTCGTCCCCATCGCGACGCAGGGGCACTCCGGCGAGGAGTCGGGCCACAACACCGCCGTCGTCTCCCTGGCGCTGCACATCATCGCCGCGGCGGTGTGGCTCGGCGGCGTGCTGCTGCTGGTCGTGCTGCGCCCGCAACTCGACCGCGTGGCGCTCTCGCACGTCCTGACGCGGTACTCCAGCATCGCCCTGGCCGCGTTCGTCGTCGTGGCGCTGTCGGGCGTCGCGCGCGCCGCGGTGGGCCTGCTGACGTGGGAGAACCTGCTCTCGCCGTACGGGGCGATCCTCGCCGTGAAGGTCGTCGCCCTGCTCGCGATCGGTGCGCTCGGCGCCCGGTACCGGCGCGGCCTCATCGGACGCATCGGCGCCGACGACGAGAAGGCGACGGATGCCGCGACCCGCCGCTTCTGGGGCCTCATCGCGCTCGAGCTGGCGTTCATGGGCATCGCGTCCGGGGCTGCGGTGGCGCTGTCGCGCACGCCGCCTCCGGTGGACACGACGATCGTCGATCAGACACCCGCCATCATCCTCACCGGCTCCCCGCTGCCGCCGGAGCTCACGATCACCGAGTGGCTCACCCGCTGGGACATCGACCTGCTGTGGGCGTTCGCGGTGGGCTTCGGCCTGTTCTTCTACCTCGCGGGCGTCTGGCGGCTGCACCGCCGCGGCGACCGGTGGCCGCTCTACCGTACGATCCTCTGGGTCTGCGGCATGCTCCTGCTGCTGTGGGTGACGAGCGGCCCGATCAACGCGTACCAGGACTACCTGTTCAGCATCCACATGGTCGGGCACATGCTGCTGTCCATGGCGATCCCGATGCTGCTCGTGTTCGGGGCGCCGGTGACCCTGGCATCCCGCGCCATCGCCAAGCGCGACGACGGCACGCGCGGCGGCCGGGAGTGGATCCTGTGGGCCGTGCACACCCCGTTCGCGCGCGTCATCACCCACCCCCTGTTCGCAGCGGCGATGTTCATCGGGTCGCTGTGGGCCTTCTATTACACCGACCTGTTCCGGTGGACCCTGTACGACCACCTCGGGCACGAGTGGATGGTGGCGCACTTCCTCATCTCGGGATACCTGTTCGTGCAGTCACTCGTCGGCATCGACCCGGTGCCGCTGCGTTACCCGTATCCGTTCCGGCTGCTGACCCTCATCGGCGTCATGGCGATGCACGCGTTCTTCGGCATCGCGATCATGATGTCGACGGGGCTCTTCGTCGCGGAGTGGTTCGGATCCATGGGGCGCACGTGGGGCGACCCGCCGCTCGTGGATCAGTACACCGGCGGCGGCATCGCGTGGTCGATCGGGGAGATCCCGACGCTCATCCTCGCGATCACGGTGGCGATCCAGTGGAGCCGGTCGGATGACCGCGCCCAGCGCCGCAGCGACCGGCACGCCGACCGCACCGGCGACGCCGAGCTCGAGGAGTACAACGCCCGCCTCGCCGCCCTCGCCGAGCGCGACGCCCGCGCCACCCGCTGA
- the rpmG gene encoding 50S ribosomal protein L33 codes for MAKKAQDVRPIIKLRSTAGTGYTYVTRKNRRNNPDRIVLKKYDPVIRKHVEFREER; via the coding sequence AAGAAGGCTCAGGACGTCCGTCCGATCATCAAGCTCCGTTCGACCGCCGGCACGGGGTACACCTACGTGACGCGTAAGAACCGTCGCAACAACCCCGACCGCATCGTGCTGAAGAAGTACGACCCGGTGATCCGCAAGCACGTCGAATTCCGAGAGGAGCGCTGA